The stretch of DNA GAATGGACGCGGTCGTGCACCTCGCCAACATCCCCGCGCCGGGGTTGACCACGCCGGGGCGGACGTTTCTGGAGAACACCGCCATGAACTTCGCCGTGTTTTCGGCGGCGGTGCAAAACGGCCTGAAGCGGGTGGTCTGGGCGTCGAGCGAGACCACCCTCGGCCTGCCCTTCGACAACCCGCCCCGGTACGCGCCTGTGGACGAGGCGCACTTTCCGCTTCCGGAAAGCACCTACGCCCTGTCGAAGGTGGTAGGGGAGACGCTGGCGGAGCAGTTCGCGCGCTGGTCGGGCATTCCCTTCGTGGGACTGAGGATCTCGAACATCATGGAGCCGCCCGACTACGCCGCCTTTCCGGGCTACTGGACCGACGCCGGGCTCCGCCAGTGGAACCTGTGGGGGTATGTGGACGCGCGGGACGTGGCCCAGGCGTGCCGTCTGGGGCTGGAGGCGGGCGTGAGCGGCGCCCGGAGTGTCATCGTCGCGGCGGCG from Deinococcus aestuarii encodes:
- a CDS encoding NAD(P)-dependent oxidoreductase, whose translation is MVNGRRVVVTGASGKAGRSVVHELLEQGYEVTAVDLTPFETSGLPHPLAGNLRADLTDLGQALEVLHGMDAVVHLANIPAPGLTTPGRTFLENTAMNFAVFSAAVQNGLKRVVWASSETTLGLPFDNPPRYAPVDEAHFPLPESTYALSKVVGETLAEQFARWSGIPFVGLRISNIMEPPDYAAFPGYWTDAGLRQWNLWGYVDARDVAQACRLGLEAGVSGARSVIVAAADTVMNRPSRELMAEVFPGVPVAPELGEFGTLLSIREARLLLGYAPRYSWRDVVQVGGV